A genomic stretch from Sphingobacterium sp. ML3W includes:
- a CDS encoding NAD(P)H-dependent oxidoreductase, whose amino-acid sequence MNTYSIGIIVGSLRKQSYNRKIAEFILEQTPNKFNYHILEIGDLPLYNQDFDDEGNPPESYIRFRKEVAALDAILFITPEYNRSVPAVLKNAIDVGSRPYGKNKWDGKPGAIISSSTGDYGGFGANHHIRQSLVFVNIYPMQQPEAYLGNIKDCIGESGKVELQKTKDFLLDFKKAFEHWIIRIVHTKSQD is encoded by the coding sequence ATGAATACTTACAGCATTGGAATCATCGTCGGCAGCTTAAGGAAACAATCCTATAATAGAAAGATAGCAGAGTTCATTCTTGAACAAACTCCTAATAAGTTTAACTATCATATTCTTGAAATTGGTGATCTCCCCTTATACAACCAGGATTTTGACGACGAAGGCAATCCGCCCGAGAGTTATATCCGGTTTCGTAAAGAGGTCGCAGCACTGGATGCCATTCTGTTCATTACCCCTGAGTATAATCGCTCCGTACCTGCTGTACTAAAAAATGCAATAGATGTAGGATCCCGGCCATACGGGAAGAATAAATGGGATGGTAAACCAGGAGCCATCATCTCCTCTTCAACAGGAGATTATGGTGGTTTCGGTGCAAACCATCATATCCGACAGTCGTTGGTATTTGTCAATATTTATCCGATGCAGCAACCCGAAGCTTATCTTGGTAATATAAAAGATTGTATCGGCGAGAGCGGAAAAGTTGAATTACAAAAAACAAAAGACTTCCTGCTTGACTTCAAAAAGGCTTTTGAGCACTGGATTATCAGAATAGTACATACAAAAAGCCAAGATTAA
- a CDS encoding polysaccharide deacetylase family protein, protein MGKVIKSSFVLMGLGIASLGLQSCNQNSGKKEEKGVTVDSVQHKKDSLIVVQDSITKVDSLRKDSITKMEENVSYSGVKDTTVLLTDSVSPRYIYLTFDDGPLNGSQYLDSIATAKGIKINAFLIGEHDKMSKKLHGYTERYKNNPLVDCYNHSYWHAHNKYSTFYSNPQTAFEDFELAEQSLGLQHKIVRLPGRNIWYVGDRKKVDLKSGASTAELLHQNGYKIMGWDCEWKINGVTGKPDLSVNQLYTQMKNLLRKGTSYTKNNVVLLTHDNMYQTKKGQKLLSDLIDSLKQHPNYRFEFMRNYPQ, encoded by the coding sequence ATGGGAAAAGTAATTAAATCAAGCTTTGTATTAATGGGCTTGGGAATAGCTAGTTTAGGATTGCAGTCTTGTAATCAAAACAGTGGTAAAAAGGAAGAAAAGGGTGTTACTGTCGATTCTGTACAGCACAAGAAAGATAGTCTAATTGTTGTGCAGGATTCTATTACGAAAGTGGATTCGCTGCGCAAGGATTCCATTACCAAAATGGAAGAGAATGTATCCTATAGTGGTGTTAAAGATACCACAGTTTTATTGACAGACTCTGTTTCGCCACGATATATTTACCTTACTTTTGATGACGGCCCACTTAATGGTAGCCAATATTTGGATTCTATCGCAACGGCGAAAGGAATTAAAATCAATGCATTTTTGATTGGCGAACATGATAAGATGAGCAAAAAATTACACGGCTATACAGAGCGATATAAAAATAATCCGCTGGTCGATTGCTACAATCATAGTTATTGGCATGCGCATAATAAGTATAGTACTTTTTATTCAAATCCACAGACCGCATTTGAAGATTTTGAATTAGCAGAACAATCTCTGGGCTTGCAACATAAAATCGTGAGACTCCCCGGAAGAAATATCTGGTATGTAGGGGATCGTAAAAAAGTTGATCTAAAAAGCGGTGCTTCTACTGCAGAGCTACTGCACCAAAACGGTTATAAAATTATGGGCTGGGACTGCGAATGGAAGATTAATGGTGTGACAGGTAAGCCGGATTTATCGGTTAACCAGTTGTATACACAGATGAAGAACTTACTTCGTAAAGGTACATCCTACACAAAAAATAATGTAGTGCTGCTGACCCATGATAATATGTACCAAACGAAAAAAGGACAGAAATTACTGTCAGATTTAATTGACAGTCTTAAACAACATCCGAACTATCGTTTTGAGTTTATGCGCAATTATCCACAATAG
- a CDS encoding alkylphosphonate utilization protein, translating into MKLEEQLLARAEGKCELSDIATDLITYTLPPETSSTLDNTLLISATLANQLNKTEQLNPEDWKFLPNAMWSEIPAVQIVCWRMLNRLKNEGWASEALDILYLDDETLAEAKKTGDHENDGYVSFHEDSIGQRLLEGDTVVLTKTLDVKGSSLKATLGTVVKNIRLVADNIEQIEGKIEGQTIVILTKYLRRQN; encoded by the coding sequence ATGAAATTAGAAGAACAATTACTAGCGCGTGCTGAAGGAAAATGTGAGCTGTCAGACATCGCAACGGATTTAATAACGTATACATTACCTCCGGAAACCAGTTCGACTTTGGATAACACCCTACTGATTTCAGCAACATTGGCCAACCAGCTCAACAAAACGGAGCAATTAAACCCTGAAGACTGGAAATTTCTACCTAACGCCATGTGGTCAGAAATCCCTGCTGTTCAGATTGTTTGCTGGCGCATGTTAAATCGTTTGAAAAATGAAGGCTGGGCGTCTGAAGCACTCGATATCCTCTATCTTGATGATGAAACGTTAGCAGAGGCAAAGAAAACCGGAGACCATGAAAACGACGGTTACGTTTCTTTTCATGAAGATAGCATCGGGCAGCGATTATTAGAAGGTGATACTGTTGTGCTGACAAAAACACTGGATGTAAAAGGCTCTTCGCTCAAAGCAACCTTAGGTACTGTTGTTAAAAATATCCGATTAGTAGCAGATAATATCGAGCAGATCGAAGGAAAAATTGAAGGCCAGACAATCGTCATATTGACAAAATATCTACGCAGACAAAATTAA
- a CDS encoding neutral zinc metallopeptidase yields MKWQGGKQSGNFEDRRGMSGGGKLALGGIGGIIVLVIGFLMGGDPMQLLQQAQNMGGQTEQSGQPRELNPEEKRLTEFSLTVLQSTEDVWAKLFKEQMQQNYTPTTLVFYDGGTQTDGCGMGQASYGPFYCPGDQKIYLDLTFNRELSDKFGAKGEFAMAYVIAHEVGHHIQQLVGLLPKTNQARGKLSERENNKISVMTELQADFYAGVWAHYLNEYTDVKIDYNDIVDGMKAAEAVGDDKLQTAAQGYAVPESFTHGTSAQRMAWFKKGYDSGDMRAGNTFEDPSLR; encoded by the coding sequence ATGAAATGGCAAGGAGGTAAACAAAGTGGCAATTTTGAGGATCGTAGAGGTATGTCTGGTGGAGGAAAGCTAGCATTGGGAGGTATAGGGGGGATCATCGTATTGGTTATTGGTTTTCTGATGGGTGGCGATCCCATGCAGTTGTTGCAACAGGCGCAAAATATGGGTGGGCAAACGGAGCAATCTGGGCAGCCGCGCGAACTGAACCCTGAGGAAAAGAGGTTGACTGAGTTTTCTTTGACTGTACTTCAGAGTACAGAAGATGTCTGGGCTAAGCTATTTAAAGAGCAAATGCAGCAAAATTATACGCCAACCACACTGGTTTTTTATGATGGTGGTACGCAGACAGACGGCTGTGGGATGGGACAGGCTTCTTATGGGCCATTTTATTGCCCTGGAGATCAGAAAATCTATTTGGACCTGACCTTTAACCGCGAACTTTCGGATAAATTTGGTGCCAAGGGTGAATTTGCAATGGCTTATGTTATTGCACATGAGGTAGGGCATCATATTCAGCAATTGGTCGGATTATTACCCAAAACCAACCAAGCCCGTGGGAAACTAAGTGAACGTGAAAACAACAAGATTTCGGTTATGACAGAACTTCAAGCCGATTTCTATGCCGGTGTATGGGCGCATTATCTCAATGAATACACAGATGTAAAAATAGATTATAACGATATCGTGGATGGCATGAAAGCCGCAGAAGCAGTGGGAGATGATAAATTGCAGACGGCTGCGCAGGGCTATGCTGTTCCAGAATCTTTTACACATGGAACCTCAGCGCAACGAATGGCTTGGTTTAAGAAAGGATATGACTCAGGAGACATGCGCGCTGGAAATACGTTTGAAGATCCAAGTCTGAGATAG
- a CDS encoding acyl transferase codes for MTNWTDFFAIQTEEDFNQHCLETYHFQLQHCQVYRDYVSLIGKEKNQVKHYSEIPFLPIEFFKTQKVLTAGMDPQIVFSSSGTTGMVTSKHLVADVSIYEQTFRRIFEDFYGPITDIAVLALLPSYLERSGSSLIYMIDDLMKQSKQAESNYFLYNHQELYDTLVQLKDNGTKTILFGVTYALLDFIEQYAFEFPELIIMETGGMKGKRKEMVKQEIHQLLEDAFKVSGIHSEYGMTELLSQGYSSGQGVFHLPKWMKVLIRDTNDPLSLISPDRTGGINVIDLANRYSCSFIATQDLGKVYQDGSFEILGRFDQSDIRGCNLLVQ; via the coding sequence ATGACGAATTGGACGGATTTTTTTGCAATTCAAACAGAAGAGGACTTTAATCAACATTGTTTAGAAACTTATCACTTCCAGCTGCAGCATTGTCAAGTTTACCGAGACTATGTTTCACTGATAGGTAAAGAAAAAAATCAAGTCAAGCATTATAGCGAGATCCCCTTCCTGCCGATAGAATTTTTCAAAACACAAAAAGTTCTGACTGCCGGAATGGATCCCCAAATTGTATTTTCAAGCTCAGGTACAACGGGTATGGTCACATCCAAACATCTTGTTGCCGATGTATCCATCTATGAGCAAACTTTTCGACGTATATTCGAAGATTTCTATGGACCGATTACAGATATCGCTGTTTTGGCCCTTCTCCCATCTTATTTGGAAAGAAGTGGTTCGTCCCTGATCTATATGATCGATGATTTGATGAAACAGAGTAAACAAGCGGAGAGCAATTATTTCCTCTACAATCATCAGGAGCTATACGATACACTTGTTCAATTAAAAGATAACGGAACTAAAACCATCCTTTTTGGTGTCACCTATGCCTTGCTTGATTTCATTGAGCAATATGCTTTTGAATTTCCGGAACTGATTATCATGGAAACTGGTGGAATGAAAGGTAAACGTAAAGAAATGGTTAAACAGGAAATTCACCAACTGCTTGAGGATGCTTTTAAGGTCAGTGGGATCCACTCTGAATATGGCATGACTGAATTATTGTCACAGGGGTACTCTTCGGGTCAAGGGGTTTTCCATTTGCCCAAATGGATGAAAGTATTAATTCGTGATACAAACGACCCTTTGAGTTTAATTTCTCCAGATAGAACCGGAGGCATTAATGTCATCGACTTGGCCAACCGCTACTCTTGTTCATTTATAGCAACACAGGATCTAGGAAAAGTATATCAGGATGGTTCATTTGAGATACTAGGGCGCTTTGACCAAAGCGATATTCGAGGTTGTAATTTATTAGTTCAATAA
- the fabG gene encoding 3-oxoacyl-[acyl-carrier-protein] reductase → MKLLEGKIALVTGASKGIGRKIAEVFAQHGANVAFTYLSSVEKGQALEKELQAYGTKVIGYRSDASKFEEAEQLINAIVADFGSLDIVVNNAGITKDGLLMRMTEENWDDVLNVNLKSVFNVTKAASKIMMKNRKGSFINMSSVVGVQGNAGQSNYAASKAGIIGFTKSIAKELGSRNIRANVVAPGFIRTEMTDILDPKVIATWEAGIPLKRAGSPEDVANACLYLASDLSAYVTGQVLPVDGGML, encoded by the coding sequence ATGAAACTACTTGAAGGAAAAATTGCTTTGGTAACTGGAGCATCAAAAGGAATTGGAAGAAAAATTGCGGAAGTGTTTGCACAACACGGCGCCAATGTTGCTTTCACTTACCTTTCGTCTGTAGAAAAGGGACAAGCGCTAGAAAAAGAGCTTCAAGCCTACGGAACAAAAGTAATCGGCTACCGTTCTGATGCTTCGAAATTTGAAGAAGCAGAACAATTAATCAATGCAATCGTTGCAGATTTTGGAAGCCTGGATATCGTAGTCAATAATGCCGGCATCACAAAAGATGGTCTGCTCATGCGTATGACGGAAGAAAACTGGGATGACGTCTTAAACGTCAACTTGAAATCCGTATTTAATGTTACAAAAGCTGCTTCAAAAATAATGATGAAAAACCGTAAAGGTTCTTTCATCAACATGTCATCCGTTGTTGGCGTCCAAGGGAATGCTGGTCAATCAAATTATGCCGCTTCCAAAGCTGGTATCATAGGATTCACCAAATCCATTGCTAAAGAATTGGGATCACGTAATATTCGTGCAAATGTTGTCGCTCCTGGATTTATCCGTACAGAAATGACAGATATATTGGATCCTAAAGTGATCGCGACATGGGAAGCTGGAATTCCTTTGAAACGTGCTGGCTCTCCAGAAGATGTGGCCAATGCCTGTCTTTACCTTGCATCTGATTTATCCGCATATGTCACTGGACAGGTTCTTCCTGTTGATGGTGGTATGTTGTAA
- a CDS encoding malate:quinone oxidoreductase, translating into MSKKSNKEVDVVLIGAGIMSATLGTLINELSPDVNIEILERLDVVAAESSDAWNNAGTGHSALCELNYTPEQKDGSVKVDKAVKIAEQFEVSKQFWSYLVDKGIIAQPENFIRSIPHMSAVFGEKDVKFLKTRWETMNTQTLFKGMEYTEDATLLKSWIPLMMEGRDASEKIAATKMDLGTDVNFGSLTRDLINNLANKENISISLNHEVVDIDREDDGRWEIEVKDLKTGVKRELKAKFVFIGAGGHSLLLLEKSGIPEAKGYGGFPVGGQWLRCVNEEIINTHHAKVYGKASVGAPPMSVPHLDTRYIDGKQALLFGPYAGFSTKFLKQGSYFDLPASIKLSNIRPMLSAGLDNLPLTKYLITEVMKSPKDKLESLKQFMPTAKLEDWVIEKAGQRVQVIKKDEKKGGILEFGTEVVSSADGSIAALLGASPGASTSVAIMISLLKKCFPERAKSDEYRKKLREMIPSHGKSLNDDAELCRETRIRTHKALKLIDID; encoded by the coding sequence ATGAGCAAAAAATCAAATAAAGAAGTTGACGTTGTTCTAATCGGCGCCGGGATTATGAGTGCTACTTTGGGTACTCTAATCAATGAATTAAGCCCAGACGTTAATATTGAAATTCTCGAGCGTTTGGATGTTGTGGCGGCTGAGAGTTCTGACGCTTGGAATAATGCTGGTACAGGTCACTCGGCCTTGTGCGAATTGAATTATACACCGGAACAAAAAGATGGTTCGGTAAAAGTTGATAAAGCTGTTAAAATTGCTGAGCAATTTGAAGTTTCTAAGCAGTTTTGGTCGTACTTGGTTGATAAGGGTATTATTGCCCAACCGGAGAACTTTATCCGTAGCATTCCCCATATGAGTGCGGTTTTTGGTGAAAAAGATGTGAAATTCCTGAAAACAAGATGGGAAACAATGAACACCCAAACCTTGTTCAAAGGCATGGAATATACCGAAGATGCAACGCTATTGAAGTCATGGATTCCTTTGATGATGGAAGGGCGGGATGCAAGTGAGAAAATCGCCGCAACCAAAATGGATCTAGGTACCGATGTGAATTTCGGTTCATTGACACGTGATTTGATTAATAACCTAGCAAACAAAGAAAATATTTCAATTTCCTTAAACCACGAAGTTGTTGATATCGATCGTGAAGACGATGGACGTTGGGAAATTGAAGTGAAAGATCTGAAAACAGGGGTGAAGAGAGAGCTAAAAGCGAAGTTTGTTTTTATCGGTGCTGGAGGCCACTCCTTGTTATTGCTGGAGAAATCTGGTATTCCAGAAGCAAAAGGTTACGGTGGATTCCCTGTAGGAGGACAATGGTTGAGATGCGTAAACGAAGAAATTATCAATACGCACCATGCTAAAGTATATGGTAAAGCATCTGTCGGTGCGCCACCAATGTCTGTACCGCACTTAGATACCCGTTATATCGATGGTAAACAAGCCTTACTTTTCGGTCCATACGCTGGTTTCTCGACAAAATTTTTGAAACAAGGTTCTTATTTTGATTTACCTGCATCGATCAAATTATCCAATATCCGTCCGATGTTATCGGCAGGACTTGACAATTTGCCGTTGACCAAGTATTTGATCACGGAAGTCATGAAATCTCCTAAAGATAAATTGGAGTCGTTGAAACAATTTATGCCAACAGCTAAATTGGAAGATTGGGTTATTGAGAAAGCCGGTCAACGTGTTCAGGTGATTAAAAAGGATGAGAAGAAAGGTGGAATTTTAGAGTTTGGTACAGAAGTGGTTTCAAGTGCAGACGGTTCTATCGCTGCGCTATTGGGAGCTTCTCCAGGTGCATCAACTTCGGTGGCGATCATGATCAGCCTATTGAAGAAATGTTTCCCTGAGCGTGCTAAATCTGATGAATACCGCAAGAAATTACGCGAGATGATTCCTTCGCATGGCAAATCGTTAAATGATGATGCTGAGCTTTGTAGAGAGACTCGTATCCGTACGCATAAAGCGTTGAAATTAATTGATATAGATTAA
- the pnuC gene encoding nicotinamide riboside transporter PnuC produces MTSDTIFEAFIQQMQQATIAEWLGVCFGILQVWFSRQNKSINYLFGIIGIIISVYVLFHAKLYAEILLHLYYLVMSIYGWIYWKYSSDTIVPISRSTARDWQIVGFICVVGFLLFYFGLVHLTDSDVPLWDSFVSCTAWAGMWLLAKRKLENWILLNISNLMAIPLLIHKGLFVYAGLTLFLFVMAFSGYFNWRRILSDEKKYATD; encoded by the coding sequence ATGACTTCTGACACAATTTTCGAGGCTTTTATTCAGCAAATGCAGCAAGCCACCATAGCGGAATGGCTGGGGGTATGTTTTGGTATCTTGCAGGTTTGGTTTTCAAGGCAAAATAAATCGATCAATTACCTCTTTGGGATAATAGGCATTATCATATCAGTATATGTATTATTCCACGCAAAATTATATGCAGAAATCTTGTTGCATCTCTATTATTTGGTGATGAGCATCTATGGTTGGATCTATTGGAAATATAGCAGTGATACAATCGTACCGATCAGCCGTAGTACAGCCCGAGATTGGCAGATTGTTGGTTTTATCTGTGTAGTCGGTTTCCTATTGTTCTATTTTGGTCTGGTGCATTTAACTGATTCGGATGTTCCGTTATGGGACTCGTTTGTTTCCTGTACAGCTTGGGCGGGGATGTGGCTATTGGCAAAGCGTAAACTTGAAAATTGGATTTTATTGAACATCAGTAACCTGATGGCAATTCCCTTGCTTATACACAAAGGTCTATTCGTTTATGCTGGTTTAACCTTATTTTTATTTGTGATGGCTTTTAGTGGCTATTTTAATTGGCGGAGAATATTAAGTGATGAAAAAAAATATGCAACTGACTGA
- a CDS encoding acyl-CoA dehydrogenase, with product MKKNMQLTDAAIAVLKDQQRKAIQQKSLSDEQLELIYLNKWFKIWVPQSLNGLGLDLVSGLSLLKALAYQDGGLAWTVTLCAGANLFVGFIDSEVGRDIFTSKKVCFGGSGQIAGIAEREGKSYRLKGLWKYATGAPHLTHFTLNAYIQADGQQLLDQEGNPIVKSFFVAREFALIHYDWDTFGLEATASHSFSLDNIRVDENQSFLIDASKSTRPELLYQYPFMPFAELTLLMNFMGMYDRFLDLIEKLFVLKSNQGKWEQMESKAAFRKLDEMQQDYTARENSIMELAVRSWDNLKDEADNNALYERIAIESRDFVETILSNVIKLYPHTGISGAATDNEINILFRNIFTASQHKLLQKNLS from the coding sequence ATGAAAAAAAATATGCAACTGACTGATGCAGCTATCGCTGTTCTAAAAGATCAGCAACGTAAAGCAATTCAGCAAAAGAGTTTGTCTGATGAGCAGCTTGAACTGATATACCTGAACAAGTGGTTTAAAATCTGGGTACCACAATCTCTGAATGGCTTGGGGCTAGATCTGGTTAGTGGGCTTTCCTTGTTGAAAGCGCTGGCCTACCAGGACGGGGGATTGGCATGGACGGTAACTTTATGTGCGGGAGCGAATCTTTTTGTTGGTTTTATTGACTCCGAAGTTGGGCGTGATATTTTCACTTCAAAAAAGGTATGTTTTGGAGGAAGTGGGCAGATTGCAGGCATCGCGGAGCGTGAGGGCAAGTCTTATCGCTTGAAAGGGCTTTGGAAGTATGCCACTGGAGCACCACACCTGACACATTTTACATTGAACGCTTATATTCAGGCGGATGGTCAGCAACTCTTGGATCAGGAGGGAAATCCAATTGTAAAATCTTTCTTTGTCGCGCGTGAATTTGCATTGATTCATTACGATTGGGATACCTTCGGCCTTGAGGCGACAGCATCGCATTCTTTTTCACTAGACAATATACGGGTAGACGAAAACCAGTCTTTTCTTATTGATGCCTCAAAAAGTACACGACCTGAGCTGCTCTATCAATACCCTTTTATGCCATTTGCGGAGTTGACCTTATTGATGAATTTTATGGGGATGTACGATCGATTTTTAGATCTGATCGAGAAGTTATTTGTATTGAAGTCCAATCAGGGGAAATGGGAGCAAATGGAAAGTAAAGCTGCTTTCCGAAAATTGGATGAAATGCAGCAGGACTATACAGCTAGGGAAAATAGTATCATGGAGCTTGCTGTTCGATCTTGGGATAATCTCAAGGATGAAGCTGATAATAACGCGTTATATGAGCGTATAGCTATAGAAAGTAGAGACTTTGTGGAAACTATTCTGTCTAATGTCATTAAACTCTATCCTCATACGGGGATTTCGGGCGCAGCCACTGACAATGAAATCAATATTTTGTTTCGGAATATATTTACGGCATCTCAGCATAAATTGCTGCAAAAGAATTTGTCTTAA
- a CDS encoding AMP-binding protein — MNPNIEQASIEEITSFQDEKLRTVLNYLNTHSSYYRRLFKTEAINIQSIRGIRDLPLLPTTSKEQLQQFNWDFLCVPQDQIIDYSTTSGTLGTPVVFGLTDADLERLAYNEMISFQRVGIQKGDRVQIMTTLDRRFMAGLAYFLGLRKIGAGILRIGAGIPQMQWDSIQQFKPKFLVVVPSFLLKMIAYAEEHNIDYNNSSVKVAICIGENLRTAELKDNELAKRIQEKWNIDLYSTYASTEMSSAFTECEAFNGGHQHPELIITEILDNDGNAVPDGQLGELVVTTLGIQAMPLLRYKTGDMVRRHAAPCTCGRNSYRIGPVEGRKQQMIKYKGTTLFPPAMFDVLASYKEIEHYQIEISSTAIGTDDIRILIATKQENATLLKEIKDSFQAKLRVIPTVEFEREEILISKIYNPLNRKPTYLRDKREQ; from the coding sequence ATGAACCCAAACATAGAACAAGCAAGTATTGAGGAAATAACCAGCTTTCAAGATGAAAAGCTCAGGACTGTTTTAAACTACTTAAATACACATTCGAGTTATTACAGACGATTATTCAAAACTGAAGCGATCAATATTCAAAGCATTCGCGGTATCAGAGACCTGCCCTTACTTCCAACCACATCCAAAGAACAGCTGCAACAGTTCAACTGGGATTTCTTATGCGTTCCCCAAGATCAGATTATTGACTATTCTACGACTTCAGGGACATTAGGTACGCCGGTTGTATTCGGACTTACGGATGCAGATCTGGAGCGGCTTGCCTACAATGAAATGATTTCATTTCAACGTGTTGGTATACAAAAGGGCGATCGTGTGCAGATCATGACAACCTTAGATCGTCGTTTTATGGCGGGTCTGGCCTACTTCCTCGGTCTCCGTAAAATTGGCGCTGGAATACTCCGTATCGGAGCCGGTATACCACAAATGCAATGGGATTCAATACAACAGTTTAAACCTAAATTTCTCGTTGTTGTTCCTTCGTTCCTACTTAAAATGATCGCCTATGCCGAAGAGCACAACATCGATTACAATAATAGCTCTGTGAAAGTGGCTATTTGCATTGGTGAAAATCTCAGAACAGCCGAATTAAAAGATAATGAACTGGCCAAACGTATTCAGGAGAAATGGAATATTGACCTATACTCCACCTATGCTTCCACCGAAATGAGTTCGGCATTTACTGAATGTGAAGCTTTCAATGGTGGTCATCAGCATCCAGAATTGATTATTACGGAAATACTGGACAACGATGGCAATGCCGTACCTGATGGGCAACTTGGTGAGCTCGTTGTAACAACTTTAGGTATTCAAGCAATGCCATTATTGCGCTATAAAACCGGTGATATGGTTAGACGGCATGCCGCCCCCTGCACCTGTGGCAGAAACAGCTATCGAATAGGTCCAGTCGAAGGAAGAAAACAGCAGATGATCAAATATAAAGGAACCACCTTGTTTCCTCCGGCAATGTTTGATGTATTAGCCAGTTACAAAGAGATTGAACATTATCAGATTGAGATATCTAGCACAGCAATTGGAACCGACGATATTCGAATTTTAATCGCTACCAAACAAGAAAATGCCACTTTATTAAAGGAAATAAAAGATAGTTTTCAAGCTAAATTACGTGTAATTCCTACAGTGGAATTTGAACGGGAAGAGATACTAATTAGCAAAATCTATAATCCACTGAACAGAAAACCGACGTATTTGCGTGATAAAAGAGAGCAGTAA